The following proteins are encoded in a genomic region of Tenacibaculum sp. 190524A05c:
- a CDS encoding DUF6642 family protein, whose protein sequence is MLEKRRQLPQSQVVDPDYFIFCLESVLDVEVENVTPTQQKLEELTMDFGIASIYQTCDTIEGLEESLNTLVLDDHNFKNYEIIYLVMTGEANSVCLNGYLYNLQEIAEIFEGRLNDKILHFANSKVLDLDEDEAQYFLDITGAKAISGYGNQFNGIASSNLDKVFFNLFNEDDNMFEVVEQLHRKHYKMCKILDFRLYY, encoded by the coding sequence TTGTTAGAAAAAAGACGTCAATTACCACAAAGCCAAGTTGTAGATCCAGATTATTTCATTTTCTGTTTAGAATCAGTTTTAGATGTTGAAGTTGAAAATGTTACGCCAACTCAACAAAAACTAGAAGAACTAACAATGGATTTCGGTATTGCAAGTATTTATCAAACTTGTGATACTATTGAAGGCTTAGAAGAAAGCTTAAATACTTTGGTCTTAGACGATCATAATTTTAAAAATTATGAAATCATTTACTTGGTAATGACTGGTGAAGCGAACAGTGTTTGTTTAAATGGTTATTTATACAATCTACAAGAAATTGCTGAAATCTTTGAAGGACGTTTGAATGATAAAATTTTACATTTCGCAAATTCAAAAGTTTTGGATTTAGATGAAGACGAAGCTCAATATTTCCTGGATATTACAGGAGCAAAAGCCATTTCCGGTTATGGAAATCAGTTTAATGGAATTGCGAGCTCAAACTTAGATAAGGTATTCTTCAATCTATTTAATGAAGACGATAATATGTTCGAAGTTGTTGAGCAACTGCACCGTAAACACTACAAAATGTGTAAAATCCTTGATTTTAGATTGTACTATTAA
- a CDS encoding ABC transporter ATP-binding protein has product MELIIKNLSKTYDNGVKALQNISLEIPKGMFGLLGPNGAGKSTLMRTIATLQDADQGELSFNNINIQKDKHSLRKVLGYLPQQFGVYPKMSAEILLNHLAVLKGITIKKERKAIVDALLYKTNLYEVRKQNLEGFSGGMKQRFGIAQALLNNPKLLIVDEPTAGLDPKERNRFYNLLSEIAENIVVIFSTHIVDDIKELCSNMAIMNRGEVVLKGKPLELIQQLEGKVYQKSIKREELEHYKQEYHVINDKLFLGKPIIHVFSEVHPGNGFTPIKATLEDLYFSKINN; this is encoded by the coding sequence ATGGAACTCATTATAAAAAACTTAAGTAAAACCTATGATAATGGTGTAAAAGCGTTGCAGAATATATCTCTAGAAATTCCAAAAGGAATGTTCGGATTATTAGGCCCCAATGGAGCTGGAAAATCTACTTTAATGCGAACGATAGCCACATTACAAGATGCTGATCAAGGAGAATTATCATTTAACAACATTAACATTCAAAAGGATAAACACTCACTTCGAAAAGTACTTGGGTATTTACCTCAGCAATTTGGAGTGTATCCTAAAATGTCAGCAGAAATTTTATTGAATCACCTCGCTGTTTTGAAAGGAATTACCATTAAAAAAGAACGCAAAGCAATTGTTGACGCATTACTGTATAAAACCAACTTGTATGAGGTACGAAAACAAAACTTAGAAGGATTTTCTGGTGGAATGAAACAAAGATTTGGAATTGCGCAAGCTTTACTGAACAATCCGAAATTATTAATTGTAGATGAGCCCACAGCGGGTTTAGATCCAAAAGAACGAAACAGGTTCTATAATTTGTTAAGTGAAATTGCGGAAAATATTGTCGTTATTTTTTCAACTCATATTGTGGATGATATAAAAGAATTGTGCTCAAATATGGCCATTATGAATAGAGGAGAAGTAGTACTTAAAGGAAAGCCATTAGAACTGATTCAGCAATTAGAAGGAAAAGTATACCAAAAGAGTATTAAAAGAGAAGAATTGGAACACTACAAACAGGAATATCATGTGATAAATGATAAACTATTTCTAGGAAAACCAATAATTCATGTATTCAGTGAAGTGCATCCAGGAAACGGTTTTACTCCTATAAAAGCAACTTTAGAAGACCTGTACTTTTCAAAAATCAACAATTAA
- a CDS encoding LytTR family DNA-binding domain-containing protein — MIRYIIIDDEHIAHDIIKGYCDALPNLSFVQHCYDAIEAMECLRNHQVDLIFLDLNMPKLKGFEFLRTLQNPPKVIVTTAYQEYALEGYELNIIDYLLKPFGFDRFVKAINKIEALTTTVSNVNVSKETNSLFLRSNKKLVQVKTEEILFIEATGNYVNVTTTEQEIKVREKISDILDVLPDDAFFQVHKSFIVAKKHINEIEGNRILIRDFVIPIGKTYKLNLNKLLS; from the coding sequence ATGATTAGATATATAATAATTGATGATGAACATATTGCCCATGATATTATAAAAGGATATTGTGATGCTTTACCAAACCTTTCGTTTGTGCAACATTGTTATGATGCTATAGAAGCTATGGAATGTTTACGAAACCATCAGGTGGATTTAATCTTTTTGGATCTGAATATGCCTAAACTAAAAGGATTTGAGTTTCTACGCACCTTACAAAACCCTCCTAAAGTAATTGTAACAACCGCGTATCAAGAATATGCTTTAGAAGGTTATGAACTTAATATTATTGATTATTTGTTAAAGCCATTTGGTTTTGATCGATTTGTAAAAGCTATTAATAAAATAGAAGCGTTAACTACAACAGTTTCTAATGTAAATGTTAGTAAAGAAACAAACAGTTTGTTTTTACGATCGAATAAGAAATTAGTTCAGGTAAAAACAGAAGAAATTCTTTTTATTGAAGCCACTGGTAATTATGTAAATGTTACAACTACTGAACAAGAAATTAAAGTTAGAGAGAAGATTTCAGACATATTAGATGTATTACCTGATGATGCGTTTTTTCAAGTTCATAAATCCTTTATTGTAGCAAAGAAACATATAAATGAAATTGAAGGAAATCGAATTTTAATTCGAGATTTTGTGATTCCTATCGGGAAAACCTACAAGTTAAATTTGAATAAATTATTGAGCTAA
- a CDS encoding 2OG-Fe(II) oxygenase → MTNNKALTEARSLELPSRQASLHREKSVSAFWNNNRILLEQAWTEWEVENKENLLIPDETLLDPHLRKAIKSAWENPDKEVDVANLWEEIIPGVYSTQFFDVERLAEFREYLEAVATSQIPKRAPYGIQLNRYGVMLDPRSEGHLAAPNFQAFYNDIMDRYMRPVARLLLGTYGYDTQTFGFSIQYNPDKDKDLQPHTDASAATLNVNINLPDEEFTGSQVDFFDKTTGKTVQTIFEPGKAIIHRGNVPHATHSIISGQRNNLVMWLYGDRMQVPRGNTSSYGNSNSSETTDNISKEITARERWNIPTTPKDTFAPF, encoded by the coding sequence ATGACAAATAATAAAGCACTTACAGAAGCTCGTTCACTTGAACTACCTTCAAGACAAGCATCTTTACATCGTGAAAAGTCTGTTTCAGCTTTTTGGAATAACAATAGAATTTTATTAGAACAAGCATGGACAGAATGGGAAGTTGAAAACAAAGAAAATTTGTTAATCCCAGATGAAACACTACTTGATCCTCATTTACGAAAAGCAATTAAATCTGCTTGGGAAAATCCAGATAAAGAAGTTGATGTTGCCAATTTATGGGAAGAAATCATCCCTGGAGTTTACAGTACGCAATTTTTTGATGTGGAACGTTTAGCAGAATTTCGTGAATATTTAGAAGCAGTAGCTACCTCACAAATTCCTAAAAGAGCACCTTATGGTATTCAATTAAACCGTTATGGAGTAATGTTAGATCCGCGTTCAGAAGGTCATCTAGCAGCTCCTAATTTTCAAGCATTTTATAATGATATTATGGATCGTTACATGCGCCCTGTAGCTCGATTATTATTAGGAACTTATGGATATGATACTCAAACATTTGGTTTTTCAATTCAATATAACCCTGATAAGGACAAAGATTTACAACCGCATACCGATGCTTCAGCTGCAACCTTAAATGTAAACATCAATTTGCCAGATGAAGAGTTTACAGGTTCTCAGGTTGATTTTTTCGATAAAACAACAGGAAAAACAGTACAGACTATTTTTGAACCTGGTAAAGCAATAATTCATCGTGGTAACGTACCGCATGCAACACATTCAATAATAAGCGGACAACGTAATAATTTAGTCATGTGGTTATATGGTGATCGTATGCAAGTTCCAAGAGGAAATACAAGTAGTTATGGCAATTCTAATAGCTCAGAAACCACTGATAATATTTCGAAAGAAATAACTGCACGTGAACGTTGGAATATCCCAACAACACCTAAAGATACTTTTGCACCATTTTAA
- a CDS encoding sensor histidine kinase — protein sequence MITKIKHIKKLFTVRNIRFLLLVIGVIIVLFNDVFGKIEGFIEFLFLYFISVCIAVAHWLFVNIKFIINLKNEKAKTELMHLQSQVNPHFFFNMLNNLYGLVDKDSEKAKALILKLSDMMRYSIYEGQKEYVTLAKEIDFIQNYIELHKMRYHKNIDLKFEIDVDYDQLKIMPLLFIILVENAFKHGVEVLRNDAFVTIAIKTIQNKVTFSIQNNFDSEEKSVQGIGLENLKRRLELAYPKKNEYSTLIENEVYSAKLSIQL from the coding sequence GTGATTACAAAAATTAAACATATCAAAAAGCTATTTACAGTACGAAACATACGTTTTCTACTGTTAGTAATTGGAGTTATAATTGTCCTATTTAACGATGTATTCGGTAAAATCGAAGGATTCATAGAATTTTTGTTTTTATACTTTATTTCTGTTTGTATTGCAGTAGCACATTGGTTGTTTGTGAATATAAAATTCATTATCAATCTTAAGAATGAAAAGGCAAAAACGGAATTAATGCATTTGCAATCTCAAGTAAATCCGCACTTTTTCTTTAATATGTTGAATAATCTTTATGGATTGGTAGATAAAGACAGTGAAAAAGCTAAAGCATTGATTTTAAAGTTGTCTGATATGATGCGTTACAGTATTTATGAAGGACAAAAAGAGTATGTAACTTTAGCTAAGGAAATAGATTTTATTCAGAATTATATTGAACTTCATAAAATGCGTTATCACAAAAACATTGATTTGAAATTCGAAATTGATGTTGATTATGATCAATTGAAAATAATGCCATTATTGTTTATCATTTTAGTTGAAAATGCCTTTAAACACGGAGTTGAAGTATTACGTAATGATGCTTTTGTAACTATTGCTATTAAAACTATTCAGAATAAGGTTACCTTTAGTATTCAAAATAACTTTGATTCCGAAGAAAAATCGGTGCAAGGAATTGGATTAGAAAATTTAAAAAGAAGGTTAGAATTAGCATACCCGAAAAAGAATGAATACTCAACTTTGATTGAAAATGAAGTGTACTCAGCAAAACTTTCGATACAATTATGA
- a CDS encoding ABC transporter permease/M1 family aminopeptidase encodes MWYEIFKFELKYRVKRPETYVFFVFLLLFSIVGVDFIFQGVDLGIMKKNAPLVIGKTMGAITGIFMILVSMIMGVPVLRDFKYNTESILFVNPISKRDYLLGRFLGSFVILLFIFSGVLFGMMIGSQMPWHKASEMLAFDSWIYIQSFIVVVLPTLFFGACTFFVTGMLSKKLMVVYTQGIVLFVIFLLTKAITNEYLQGIFDPFSLTTLTQYSKEWINAERNTMSLGFNGILLHNKVFWSLIGILVAIYGYRKFSFSQLVRKTKKKQKKREIHASKSAVTTVIPSISLQFSLKSRLIQLKELTKFYSLSILKETAFWAIVICGIIIILINSISLGTVYDVDSYPATHFIIAELQEMSMYFFIIILLFYSGEIIWKERTIKQNVLSDATPIHNLITVVSKLLALNAIYIVLMLSLICTGILFQISQGYYQLDLHVYFTGFFIEILPYLFLYTVITFFFQITSKNKFIGIFLTLLFFIGNIASEYFGFNHSLYKYGGKTLGIYSEMNGYGHFLKPYLWIKTYWIIFAGLILILSSLVMNRGTEISLWKRIKNMKSETTKSIQILLISLTTLFILLGSYIFYNTNVLNEYWTNEEEQTFRASYEKELKQFEYKPQPKITDVTLNLELYPETRSYEVDGSYTLKNTSTKTISEIHIQKRIASHLKLKNVKFNREVVINSKYQKFDYIIYQLQKPLNVGDSIQMKFTQTYYPKGFEEDGSKGDVIYNGTFFNNNVFPTLGYNKKYELSDDDIRTSYDLPKRQREAEINDINELVNARTGSDSDGITLDITIGTSNTQTAVTSGKLVKHWKANNRNYFHYTNESPIINFFPIVSAKYKVKKDVWKSNNTKVDLEIYHHQNHTYNTDRMLHGMKASLDYFSSNFSPYQYQQLRIMEFPRYADFAQSLPNVIPFSEAMGFVLDIDDEKDVDMAFYITAHEIAHQWFGMQIEAANVKGQNFVLETLAQYGAIMVLQQEFSEEKVQQFLELQKERYLKESRKAIDEPTLALVENEDYVYYYKGVVVMYELQKLIGEEQVNKALRQFIADWRSYSGEIKSTTNRYATSKDLISYFKLYSRLDKYEQISKLFESKDKID; translated from the coding sequence ATGTGGTACGAAATATTCAAATTTGAATTAAAATATAGAGTTAAAAGACCTGAAACATATGTGTTTTTTGTGTTTCTACTATTGTTTTCCATCGTAGGTGTAGATTTTATTTTTCAAGGTGTTGATTTAGGAATTATGAAAAAAAACGCTCCATTAGTCATTGGAAAAACTATGGGAGCAATTACTGGAATATTTATGATTCTTGTATCAATGATTATGGGAGTTCCTGTATTGAGGGATTTCAAATATAATACTGAATCCATTTTATTTGTAAATCCAATTTCAAAAAGAGATTATTTACTTGGTAGATTTTTGGGTTCTTTTGTCATATTACTTTTCATTTTCAGTGGAGTTCTATTTGGAATGATGATAGGATCTCAAATGCCATGGCACAAAGCTTCTGAAATGTTAGCGTTTGATTCATGGATCTACATACAATCATTTATAGTAGTCGTTTTACCTACGTTATTTTTTGGCGCTTGTACCTTTTTTGTAACAGGAATGTTGAGCAAAAAACTAATGGTTGTATACACACAGGGAATTGTATTATTTGTAATTTTCTTACTAACTAAGGCCATTACAAATGAATATTTACAAGGAATTTTCGATCCGTTTTCACTAACAACTTTAACACAATATTCTAAAGAATGGATTAACGCTGAACGAAATACGATGTCATTAGGTTTTAACGGTATTTTATTGCATAACAAGGTTTTTTGGAGCTTAATTGGAATTTTAGTTGCTATTTATGGTTATAGAAAGTTCTCTTTTAGTCAATTAGTTAGAAAGACGAAAAAGAAGCAAAAGAAAAGAGAAATTCACGCGAGTAAATCAGCTGTAACTACTGTAATTCCGAGTATTTCATTACAGTTTAGCTTGAAGTCTAGATTGATTCAATTAAAAGAATTGACCAAATTTTATTCGCTATCTATTCTTAAAGAAACAGCATTTTGGGCGATTGTAATTTGCGGAATTATAATTATTCTGATAAACTCAATCAGTTTAGGAACTGTTTATGATGTTGATAGTTATCCGGCTACTCATTTTATAATCGCAGAATTACAAGAAATGTCAATGTATTTCTTCATAATTATTTTACTTTTTTATTCGGGGGAAATCATTTGGAAAGAACGAACCATCAAACAAAATGTTTTGAGTGATGCCACTCCAATTCATAATCTAATAACAGTTGTTTCCAAACTTTTAGCTTTAAATGCTATTTATATTGTTCTTATGCTAAGCTTGATTTGTACTGGTATTCTGTTTCAAATAAGTCAAGGGTATTATCAGTTAGATTTACATGTATATTTTACTGGATTCTTTATTGAAATTTTACCTTATCTGTTTTTATACACCGTTATAACCTTCTTCTTTCAAATCACAAGTAAGAATAAGTTCATTGGAATTTTCCTAACCTTACTGTTTTTCATTGGTAATATCGCTTCTGAATACTTTGGTTTTAATCATAGTTTATACAAGTACGGTGGAAAAACATTAGGAATATATTCAGAAATGAATGGTTACGGACATTTCTTAAAACCTTATTTATGGATTAAAACCTATTGGATCATTTTTGCCGGACTAATTTTAATTCTAAGTTCTTTAGTAATGAACAGAGGAACTGAAATTAGTTTATGGAAGCGTATTAAAAACATGAAATCAGAAACCACAAAATCTATACAAATCCTTCTGATTTCATTGACAACGCTGTTTATTCTACTTGGGTCATACATTTTTTACAACACCAACGTTTTAAATGAATATTGGACTAATGAAGAAGAGCAAACATTTCGCGCTTCGTATGAAAAAGAACTGAAACAATTTGAATACAAACCTCAACCGAAAATAACTGATGTTACATTGAATCTAGAGTTATATCCTGAAACGAGAAGTTATGAAGTAGATGGAAGTTATACGCTGAAAAACACTTCCACTAAAACAATTAGCGAAATTCATATTCAAAAAAGAATTGCTTCTCATTTAAAATTGAAAAATGTAAAATTCAATAGAGAAGTAGTTATCAATTCGAAATATCAAAAGTTTGATTATATAATCTATCAATTACAAAAACCTTTGAACGTAGGTGATTCTATACAGATGAAATTTACCCAAACCTATTATCCAAAGGGATTTGAAGAAGATGGTTCAAAAGGAGATGTAATTTATAACGGAACATTCTTTAATAACAATGTATTTCCAACTTTAGGCTATAATAAAAAGTATGAGCTTTCTGATGACGATATACGAACAAGTTATGATTTACCTAAAAGACAAAGAGAAGCTGAAATAAACGATATAAATGAACTTGTAAATGCCCGAACTGGAAGTGATTCAGACGGAATTACACTTGATATTACAATAGGAACTTCAAACACACAAACTGCTGTTACGTCAGGTAAATTAGTAAAACATTGGAAAGCCAATAACCGTAATTATTTTCACTATACAAATGAGAGTCCAATTATTAACTTTTTTCCTATAGTCTCTGCTAAATATAAAGTTAAAAAAGATGTTTGGAAATCTAATAACACTAAGGTGGATTTAGAAATTTATCATCATCAAAATCATACTTATAATACAGATCGAATGCTTCATGGTATGAAAGCTTCTTTAGATTATTTCAGTTCGAATTTTAGTCCTTATCAATATCAACAATTAAGAATTATGGAATTCCCTAGATATGCTGATTTCGCACAATCTTTACCAAACGTAATACCATTCTCAGAAGCTATGGGATTTGTATTAGATATTGATGATGAAAAAGATGTGGATATGGCATTTTATATCACAGCACATGAAATTGCACATCAGTGGTTTGGAATGCAAATAGAAGCTGCAAATGTGAAAGGACAAAATTTTGTTTTAGAAACATTAGCACAATATGGAGCCATTATGGTTTTACAACAAGAATTCTCTGAAGAAAAAGTGCAACAATTTCTTGAGTTGCAAAAAGAACGATACTTAAAAGAAAGTAGAAAAGCTATTGATGAACCGACTTTAGCTCTTGTTGAAAATGAAGATTATGTGTATTACTACAAAGGTGTAGTAGTAATGTACGAATTACAGAAACTAATAGGAGAGGAGCAAGTAAATAAAGCGCTTCGACAATTTATAGCGGATTGGAGAAGTTATTCTGGAGAAATTAAAAGTACAACAAACCGTTATGCCACATCCAAAGATTTGATTTCTTATTTCAAACTTTATAGTCGTTTAGATAAATATGAACAAATCTCAAAACTTTTTGAATCGAAAGACAAAATAGATTAG
- a CDS encoding PepSY-associated TM helix domain-containing protein has protein sequence MSKRNYNVFFNTHTVSGIVISVALYVIFFAGAFSLFKEEIEIWEAPKIETHTSKADFNVDGVLNHLDKKYSLTGRDIQLNLDVKGNTIYTFLGEVKDSTVAKKEVHGEFLYINTKTLEERTYEENYSLGEFLYRLHFFAQIPYIGVYLAGFVALFFLFAIVTGVIVHWKKIIPNFYHFNPKIALKRVWTDAHTALGIIGLPYQFIFAVTGAYFALSILVLLPANFLYGGDQDKLIGDMRPERKVIEWIGEKEDDQNAIHFNTALNQVSNTWENFHISQCFIKNYGGKNMQYVITGELEDKDRFVGIGRMVIDGYSGQILNQKIPNELDYLVDSQFVMSRLHFATYGGARVKIIYFILALITCFVIITGVLIWIEARNKKSKTLRQRLYTTKVGHIYLAICLALFPVTALFFIIVKILPEVYQTQKMSILYTWFFGIWFILILYYRFKRNNYFTNKTTLLIGGILGFIVPVVSGLVSNNWIWKTYANKQFEIFTIDVLWLFLSITALLIYFKIKPSIKEQSSYSKNPIDYKNLKTLLKQEENQTITNQNLQIKKDKNFIPMRTKVILLWTLLVIGFILHHVYGIANVYFQESLVLEGSNGEIPGWAHQWRIILEGMAFLFAVLTVSLSQNWFKWTSLIWACLLGLFNVYHFITALIYEPSNISEILILLLMAVANVILIKEILNWKSHELSEE, from the coding sequence ATGAGTAAAAGAAATTATAATGTGTTTTTCAATACACATACAGTAAGTGGTATTGTAATTAGTGTTGCTCTTTATGTTATATTTTTCGCTGGTGCATTTTCACTATTTAAGGAAGAAATAGAAATATGGGAAGCTCCTAAAATCGAGACACATACTTCTAAAGCTGACTTTAATGTTGATGGGGTTCTAAATCATCTTGATAAAAAATATAGTTTAACTGGAAGAGATATTCAGTTAAATCTTGATGTTAAGGGAAATACAATTTATACCTTTTTAGGCGAAGTAAAAGATTCAACGGTTGCTAAAAAGGAAGTTCATGGTGAGTTTTTATACATCAATACCAAAACTTTAGAAGAGAGAACCTATGAAGAAAATTATAGCCTAGGAGAATTCTTATATAGATTGCACTTTTTTGCTCAAATACCTTATATCGGTGTTTATTTAGCTGGATTTGTAGCGCTTTTCTTTTTATTTGCTATTGTTACGGGTGTTATTGTTCATTGGAAAAAGATTATTCCAAATTTCTACCATTTCAATCCTAAAATAGCTTTAAAAAGGGTTTGGACCGATGCACATACAGCATTAGGAATCATTGGTTTACCGTATCAGTTTATTTTTGCAGTAACTGGAGCTTATTTCGCACTTAGTATACTTGTTTTACTTCCAGCAAACTTTTTATATGGTGGAGATCAGGATAAACTTATTGGAGATATGCGTCCTGAAAGAAAAGTTATAGAATGGATAGGAGAGAAGGAGGATGATCAAAATGCTATACATTTTAATACTGCATTAAATCAAGTTTCAAATACATGGGAAAACTTCCATATTTCGCAATGTTTTATAAAAAACTATGGAGGAAAGAATATGCAATATGTAATTACTGGTGAATTAGAAGATAAAGATCGTTTCGTTGGTATTGGAAGAATGGTAATTGATGGGTATTCAGGTCAAATTTTAAATCAGAAAATTCCAAATGAATTAGATTATTTGGTGGATTCTCAATTTGTGATGAGTAGACTACATTTTGCTACTTATGGTGGAGCTCGTGTTAAAATTATATATTTTATTCTAGCGTTAATTACATGTTTTGTAATTATAACTGGAGTCTTAATTTGGATTGAAGCCAGAAATAAAAAAAGTAAAACACTAAGACAAAGATTATACACTACGAAAGTCGGACATATTTATCTTGCTATTTGCTTAGCCTTATTTCCCGTTACAGCTTTATTTTTTATTATTGTCAAAATACTTCCAGAGGTGTATCAAACTCAAAAAATGAGTATTCTATATACTTGGTTTTTTGGTATTTGGTTTATTCTGATTTTATACTATCGATTTAAAAGGAATAATTATTTCACTAATAAAACTACACTTTTAATTGGTGGAATTCTTGGTTTTATAGTTCCTGTAGTTAGTGGATTAGTTTCTAACAACTGGATCTGGAAAACCTATGCCAATAAACAATTTGAAATCTTTACTATTGATGTTTTATGGTTGTTTTTATCTATAACAGCATTATTAATTTACTTCAAAATTAAACCATCTATAAAAGAACAAAGTAGTTATTCGAAAAACCCGATTGACTATAAAAACTTAAAAACTCTCTTAAAGCAAGAGGAAAACCAAACTATAACAAACCAAAATTTACAAATCAAAAAAGATAAAAATTTTATACCTATGAGAACAAAAGTTATTCTATTATGGACTTTATTAGTCATTGGATTCATACTTCATCACGTTTACGGAATTGCCAATGTTTATTTTCAAGAATCCTTAGTATTAGAAGGATCTAACGGGGAAATACCAGGTTGGGCACATCAATGGAGAATTATATTGGAAGGAATGGCATTTTTATTTGCTGTTTTAACCGTTTCTCTTTCACAAAACTGGTTTAAATGGACTTCTTTAATTTGGGCTTGCTTGTTAGGTTTATTTAATGTTTATCATTTTATAACAGCCTTAATTTATGAACCTTCGAATATTTCAGAGATTTTAATATTGCTTTTAATGGCAGTTGCCAATGTGATTTTAATTAAAGAAATACTCAATTGGAAATCTCACGAATTATCAGAAGAATAA